A part of Mesoplodon densirostris isolate mMesDen1 chromosome 10, mMesDen1 primary haplotype, whole genome shotgun sequence genomic DNA contains:
- the DALRD3 gene encoding DALR anticodon-binding domain-containing protein 3 isoform X4, with amino-acid sequence MRLGVEETLGALNAALGPGGPVWFKETRARHLRVRDFLAPRRALQARFGDDQVPERVVHAIVGLQGPGVAPVLSCAPTPAGLALQLRRSAVFERVLGAVAAYAAPTVPAAPGPRVVLHCPALHGSPCDLRLSQLRAVLVADHLARALHAHRVSVRLVPAVRDPHMATFLQQLRVDWPAASERAATEALRSHALAELTPARNAEALPPGALGRVCLKELVDERGRTTGYDPTLDSCLVTEDLLAVLAELQQAVQDWAEDSSLGLAAAPDAGADSCMVVHVVSCEEEFQQQKLDLLWWKLDDQAPLRQKHLVCGPVKVAGAPGTLTAPEYYELRHAQVCKASALKHDSAWMEIFRVLSVATIKFEMLSTAPQSQLLLALADSSISTKGTKSGTFVMYNCARLATLFESYKCSMEQGLYPTFPPVSTLDFSLLHDEHPSPPQGEWLLLFNSVLPFPDLLSQAAALPCTAPGLHITARTEMVCKFLVQLSMDFSSYYNRVHILGEPRPHLFGQMFARLQLLRAVREVLHTGLAMLGLPPLSHI; translated from the exons ATGCGCCTTGGGGTAGAGGAGACGCTGGGAGCCCTGAACGCGGCCCTGGGGCCGGGCGGCCCAGTATGGTTCAAGGAGACACGCGCCCGCCACCTGCGTGTCCGAGACTTCTTGGCACCGCGGCGCGCGCTGCAAGCGCGCTTCGGGGATGACCAG GTGCCCGAGCGCGTGGTTCACGCCATTGTTGGCCTGCAGGGTCCTGGCGTGGCCCCGGTACTGAGCTGCGCGCCAACCCCCGCGGGGCTGGCGCTCCAGCTGCGGCGGTCCGCCGTCTTCGAGCGCGTCCTCGGCGCCGTGGCCGCCTATGCCGCGCCCACCGTCCCCGCCGCCCCGGGCCCGCGCGTCGTCCTGCACTGCCCGGCGCTGCACGGCAGCCCCTGCGACCTCCGCCTGAGCCAGCTGCGTGCCGTGCTCGTGGCCGACCACCTGGCGCGAGCTTTGCACGCTCACAG GGTGAGTGTGCGCCTAGTGCCCGCCGTGCGGGACCCGCACATGGCGACCTTTCTGCAGCAGCTGCGGGTGGACTGGCCCGCGGCCTCAGAGAGAGCCGCGACCGAAGCCCTGAGGAGCCACGCGCTTGCAGAGCTCACCCCTGCCCGTAACGCGGAAGCCCTGCCTCCTGGTGCCCTGGGCCGAGTGTGCCTGAAGGAGCTGGTGGACGAACGGGGACGCACAACTGGCTATGACCCCACCCTGGACAGCTGTCTGG TGACGGAGGATCTGCTCGCTGTGCTGGCGGAGCTGCAGCAGGCTGTGCAGGATTGGGCTGAGGACAGCTCCCTAGGCCTG GCTGCGGCCCCAGATGCTGGTGCAGATAGTTGCATGGTTGTACACGTGGTGAGCTGTGAGGAGGAGTTCCAGCAACAGAAGCTGGACCTGCTTTGGTGGAAGTTGGATGACCAGGCTCCTCTCAGACAG AAGCACCTGGTCTGTGGCCCAGTGAAAGTAGCTGGTGCACCTGGCACCCTGACTGCCCCCGAGTACTACGA GCTCCGGCATGCCCAGGTTTGCAAGGCCTCAGCACTGAAGCACG ACTCAGCCTGGATGGAAATCTTCAGGGTTCTCTCTGTGGCAACCATTAAGTTTGAGATGCTCAGCACAGCCCCACAAAGTCAG CTTCTCTTGGCCCTGGCCGACAGCAGCATTTCCACAAAGGGCACCAAAAGTGGCACCTTTGTCATGTATAATTGTGCACGTCTTGCCACACTCTTTGAGAGTTACAAGTGCAGCATGGAACAAGGTCTGTACCCCACTTTCCCACCTGTGAGCACTCTGGATTTCTCCCTGCTACATGATGAG CACCCTTCTCCCCCACAGGGTGAGTGGTTGCTGCTCTTCAACAGCGTCCTCCCCTTCCCAGACCTGCTGAGCCAGGCAGCAGCCCTGCCCTGCACAGCCCCAGGGCTCCACATCACTGCACGCACAGAGATG GTGTGCAAGTTCCTGGTACAACTCAGCATGGATTTCAGCTCATACTATAACCGGGTACACATCCTAGGG GAGCCTCGACCACACTTGTTTGGTCAAATGTTTGCCCGTCTGCAGCTTCTGCGGGCTGTGCGTGAAGTGCTCCACACCGGGCTGGCCATGCTGGGTCTCCCTCCACTGAGTCACATCTAA
- the WDR6 gene encoding tRNA (34-2'-O)-methyltransferase regulator WDR6 yields the protein MDAHEDYVWPRATSELILLPVTGLECVGERLLAGEGPDVLVYTLDFGGHLRMMERVQNLLGHYLIHGFRVRPEPNGDLDSEAMVAVFGSKGLRIVKIGWGQGRFRELWRSGLWNMSDWIWDARWLEGNMALALGHNSVVLYDPVVGCMLQDVPCTDRCTLSSACLIGDTWKELTIVAGAVSNQLLVWYPAAALRDNKPVAPDRRVSGHVGVIFSMSYLESKGLLATASEDRSVRIWKVGDLRVPGGRVQNIGHCFGHSARVWQVKLLENYLISAGEDCVCLVWSHEGEILQAFRGHQGRGIRAIAAHERQAWVITGGDDSGIRLWHLVGRGHPGSGVSALCFKSRSRPGALKAVTLAGSWRVLAVTDTGALYLYDLEVKCWEQLLEDKCFQSYCLLEAAPGPEGFGLCAMANGEGHVKVVPINTPTAAVDLTLFHGKVHSLSWALRGYEELLLLASGPGGVVACLEISAAPSGKAIFVKERCRYLLPPSKQRWHTCSTFLPPGDFLVCGDRRGSVLLFPSRPDLLKDLGVGGKVGAGTGALGTGSGSGGSENALAEWGPVSTLPSLHGKQGVTSVTCHGGYVYTTGRDGAYYQLLVRGGQLQPVLRQKSCRGMNWVAGLRMVADGSMVILGFHANEFVVWSPRSHEKLHIVNCGGGHRSWAFSDTEAAMAFAYLKDGDVMLYRALGGCTRPHVILRESLHGREITCVKRVGTITLGPEFGVPSFMQPDHLEPGSEGPGLIDIVITCSEDTTVCILALPTATGSAHALTAVCNHISSVRAVAVWGTGTPGGPQDPRPGLTAHVVSAGGRAEMHCFTIMVSPDPSTPSRLACHVMHLSSHRLDEYWDRQRNRHRMIKVDPETRYMSLAVCELDRPGLGPLVAAACSDGAVRLFLLQDSGQQLQLLAETFHHKRCVLKVHSFTHEATNQRRRLFLCSAATDGSLAFWDLTTVLDHGSPALEPPADPGLPYRLGSPCLTLQAHSCGVNSLHTLPTHEGHLVASGSEDGSLHVFVLTVEVPELEEAVGGAELVPQLQVLEEYSLPCAHAAHVTGLKILSPSLMVSASIDQRLTFWRLGHGEPTFMNSTVYHVADVADMDCWPVSPEFGHRCALGGQGLEVYNWYD from the exons GTGAGGGGCCAGATGTCCTGGTGTACACCTTGGATTTTGGTGGACATCTGCGGATGATGGAACGAGTGCAGAACCTGCTTGGCCACTATCTTATCCATGGGTTCCGAGTGCGACCAGAGCCCAACGGAGACCTTGACTCGGAGGCCATGGTGGCGGTGTTTGGGAGCAAGGGACTCCGAATTGTGAAAATTGGCTGGGGACAGGGCCGCTTCCGGGAGCTCTGGCGTTCTGGCCTGTGGAACATGTCTGACTGGATCTGGGATGCCCGTTGGCTTGAGGGGAACATGGCCTTGGCCCTGGGCCACAACTCAGTGGTGCTGTATGACCCTGTGGTAGGGTGCATGCTGCAGGATGTGCCCTGCACGGACAGGTGCACCCTCTCCTCAGCCTGTCTGATTGGAGATACCTGGAAGGAGCTGACCATAGTGGCGGGTGCCGTTTCCAACCAGCTCCTGGTCTGGTACCCAGCAGCTGCTTTAAGAGACAATAAGCCAGTAGCCCCCGACCGACGGGTTAGTGGGCACGTGGGTGTCATCTTCAGCATGTCGTACCTGGAAAGCAAGGGCTTGTTGGCCACAGCTTCAGAAGACCGAAGTGTTCGCATCTGGAAGGTGGGTGACCTGCGGGTGCCTGGGGGTCGGGTGCAGAATATTGGGCACTGCTTCGGGCACAGTGCCCGTGTATGGCAGGTCAAGCTCCTAGAAAATTACCTTATCAGTGCAGGAGAAGACTGCGTCTGCTTGGTATGGAGCCATGAAGGCGAAATCCTCCAGGCCTTTCGGGGCCACCAGGGCCGTGGGATCCGGGCCATAGCTGCTCATGAGAGACAGGCCTGGGTGATCACTGGGGGTGATGACTCAGGCATCCGGCTATGGCACCTGGTGGGGCGTGGGCACCCGGGTTCGGGGGTCTCCGCCCTCTGCTTCAAGTCCCGTAGCAGGCCAGGTGCCCTCAAGGCTGTGACGCTGGCTGGCTCATGGCGAGTACTGGCAGTGACTGATACAGGGGCCCTGTACCTTTATGACCTCGAGGTCAAGTGCTGGGAGCAGCTGCTGGAGGACAAGTGCTTCCAGTCCTACTGCCTCCTGGAGGCAGCCCCTGGTCCTGAGGGCTTCGGACTGTGTGCCATGGCCAATGGGGAAGGTCATGTCAAGGTTGTCCCCATCAACACTCCAACTGCAGCTGTGGACCTGACCCTGTTCCATGGGAAGGTGCACAGCCTGAGCTGGGCCTTGCGTGGCTACGAGGAGCTTCTGTTGCTAGCATCGggccctggtggtgtggtggctTGCCTAGAGATCTCTGCTGCGCCCTCTGGCAAGGCCATCTTCGTCAAGGAACGTTGCCGGTACCTCCTACCTCCAAGCAAGCAGAGATGGCACACATGCAGTACCTTCCTACCCCCGGGCGACTTCCTGGTGTGCGGGGACCGCCGGGGCTCCGTGTTGCTGTTCCCTTCCCGACCAGATTTGCTCAAGGATCTTGGGGTCGGAGGCAAAGTTGGGGCTGGTACTGGAGCACTTGGAACGGGTAGTGGCAGTGGTGGGAGTGAGAACGCCTTGGCTGAGTGGGGCCCCGTGTCCACCCTCCCTTCTCTGCATGGGAAACAGGGTGTGACCTCGGTCACCTGCCATGGTGGCTACGTGTACACTACAGGGCGTGATGGTGCCTACTACCAGCTCTTGGTGCGAGGTGGCCAACTCCAGCCAGTCCTAAGGCAAAAATCCTGTCGTGGTATGAACTGGGTGGCTGGGCTCCGAATGGTGGCTGATGGGAGCATGGTCATCCTGGGTTTCCACGCCAACGAGTTTGTGGTGTGGAGCCCCCGGTCGCATGAGAAGCTGCACATTGTCAACTGTGGTGGAGGGCATCGCTCCTGGGCCTTCTCCGATACCGAGGCAGCTATGGCTTTTGCCTACCTCAAGGACGGGGATGTCATGCTGTACCGAGCTCTTGGTGGCTGCACGCGGCCACACGTGATTCTCCGGGAGAGCCTGCATGGCCGTGAGATCACTTGTGTAAAGCGTGTGGGCACCATCACCCTGGGGCCTGAATTTGGGGTGCCCAGCTTCATGCAGCCTGACCACCTGGAGCCCGGTAGTGAGGGCCCTGGCCTGATCGACATTGTGATAACGTGCAGCGAGGACACCACCGTCTGTATCCTGGCACTCCCCACAGCCACAGGTTCAGCCCATGCGCTTACAGCTGTCTGTAACCACATCTCCTCGGTGCGTGCAGTGGCTGTGTGGGGCACTGGCACCCCAGGTGGCCCTCAGGATCCTCGGCCGGGCCTGACTGCCCATGTGGTATCTGCGGGGGGCAGGGCTGAGATGCACTGCTTCACAATCATGGTCAGCCCAGACCCCAGCACCCCAAGCCGCCTTGCCTGCCACGTCATGCACCTTTCATCTCACCGGCTGGATGAGTACTGGGACCGGCAGCGCAATCGGCACCGGATGATCAAGGTGGACCCAGAGACCAG GTACATGTCCCTAGCTGTGTGTGAGCTCGACCGGCCTGGCCTTGGGCCCCTTGTGGCTGCAGCCTGTAGCGATGGAGCAGTGAG GCTCTTTCTCTTGCAGGACTCTGGGCAGCAGCTACAGCTCCTGGCTGAAACCTTCCACCACAAGCGCTGTGTGCTCAAGGTCCACTCCTTCACACATGAGGCAACCAATCAGCGGCG GAGACTGTTCCTGTGCAGTGCAGCCACGGATGGCAGCCTGGCCTTCTGGGATCTCACCACTGTGCTGGACCATGGCTCTcctgccctggagcctccagCGGACCCTGGGCTTCCCTACC GGCTGGGCAGCCCCTGCCTGACCCTCCAGGCTCACAGCTGTGGTGTCAACAGCCTGCACACCTTGCCCACACATGAGGGCCATCTTGTGGCCAGTGGCAGTGAGGATGGCTCCCTCCATGTCTTTGTGCTTACTGTCGAGGTGCCAGAGCTGGAAGAGGCTGTGGGGGGCGCTGAGCTGGTGCCCCAGCTGCAAGTGCTGGAAGAATACTCTCTCCCGTGTGCACATGCTGCCCATGTGACAGGCCTCAAGATCTTAAGCCCAAGCCTCATGGTCTCAGCCTCCATCGACCAACGGCTTACCTTCTGGCGTCTGGGGCATGGTGAGCCCACCTTTATGAACAGTACAGTGTACCACGTAGCAGATGTGGCCGACATGGACTGCTGGCCCGTGAGCCCTGAGTTTGGCCACCGCTGTGCTCTTGGGGGCCAGGGCCTTGAGGTTTACAACTGGTATGACTGA
- the NDUFAF3 gene encoding NADH dehydrogenase [ubiquinone] 1 alpha subcomplex assembly factor 3: protein MAAAFVLRSLYRARLALRCPPAQLPWAPRRGHRLTPADDELYQRTRISLLQRESPHDMYIDSYNSRGFTVNGNRVLGPCALLPHSVVQWNVGSHQDITEESFSLFWMLEPRIEIVVVGTGDRTERLHSNLLRAMRQRGIAVEVQDTPNACATFNFLCHEGRVTGAALIPPPGGAALTSLAQAAE from the exons ATGGCCGCCGCGTTCGTGCTACGGAGTCTGTACCGAGCGCGGCTCGCCCTTCGCTGTCCGCCCGCGCAGCTGCCATG GGCCCCGCGGCGTGGGCATCGGCTCACGCCGGCGGATGACGAACTGTACCAGCGGACGCGCATCTCTCTGCTGCAGCGCGAGTCCCCGCACGATATGTACATCGACAGCTACAACAGCCGCGGCTTCACCGTCAACGGAAATCGCGTACTTGGGCCCTGTGCGCTACTCCCACACTCGGTGGTGCAGTGGAAC GTAGGTTCTCACCAGGACATCACCGAGGAAAGCTTCTCTCTATTTTGGATGCTGGAGCCCCGAATAG AGATTGTTGTGGTGGGCACTGGAGACCGGACTGAGCGGCTGCACTCCAACTTGCTGCGAGCCATGAGGCAGCGGGGCATCGCTGTGGAAGTGCAGGACACA CCCAATGCCTGTGCCACTTTCAACTTCCTGTGTCATGAAGGCCGAGTGACAGGAGCTGCTCTCATTCCCCCACCTGGTGGGGCTGCACTCACATCTCTGGCCCAAGCTGCAGAATGA
- the DALRD3 gene encoding DALR anticodon-binding domain-containing protein 3 isoform X3, whose product MRLGVEETLGALNAALGPGGPVWFKETRARHLRVRDFLAPRRALQARFGDDQVPERVVHAIVGLQGPGVAPVLSCAPTPAGLALQLRRSAVFERVLGAVAAYAAPTVPAAPGPRVVLHCPALHGSPCDLRLSQLRAVLVADHLARALHAHRVSVRLVPAVRDPHMATFLQQLRVDWPAASERAATEALRSHALAELTPARNAEALPPGALGRVCLKELVDERGRTTGYDPTLDSCLVTEDLLAVLAELQQAVQDWAEDSSLGLAAAPDAGADSCMVVHVVSCEEEFQQQKLDLLWWKLDDQAPLRQKHLVCGPVKVAGAPGTLTAPEYYELRHAQVCKASALKHGRDLAQDSAWMEIFRVLSVATIKFEMLSTAPQSQLLLALADSSISTKGTKSGTFVMYNCARLATLFESYKCSMEQGLYPTFPPVSTLDFSLLHDEGEWLLLFNSVLPFPDLLSQAAALPCTAPGLHITARTEMVCKFLVQLSMDFSSYYNRVHILGEPRPHLFGQMFARLQLLRAVREVLHTGLAMLGLPPLSHI is encoded by the exons ATGCGCCTTGGGGTAGAGGAGACGCTGGGAGCCCTGAACGCGGCCCTGGGGCCGGGCGGCCCAGTATGGTTCAAGGAGACACGCGCCCGCCACCTGCGTGTCCGAGACTTCTTGGCACCGCGGCGCGCGCTGCAAGCGCGCTTCGGGGATGACCAG GTGCCCGAGCGCGTGGTTCACGCCATTGTTGGCCTGCAGGGTCCTGGCGTGGCCCCGGTACTGAGCTGCGCGCCAACCCCCGCGGGGCTGGCGCTCCAGCTGCGGCGGTCCGCCGTCTTCGAGCGCGTCCTCGGCGCCGTGGCCGCCTATGCCGCGCCCACCGTCCCCGCCGCCCCGGGCCCGCGCGTCGTCCTGCACTGCCCGGCGCTGCACGGCAGCCCCTGCGACCTCCGCCTGAGCCAGCTGCGTGCCGTGCTCGTGGCCGACCACCTGGCGCGAGCTTTGCACGCTCACAG GGTGAGTGTGCGCCTAGTGCCCGCCGTGCGGGACCCGCACATGGCGACCTTTCTGCAGCAGCTGCGGGTGGACTGGCCCGCGGCCTCAGAGAGAGCCGCGACCGAAGCCCTGAGGAGCCACGCGCTTGCAGAGCTCACCCCTGCCCGTAACGCGGAAGCCCTGCCTCCTGGTGCCCTGGGCCGAGTGTGCCTGAAGGAGCTGGTGGACGAACGGGGACGCACAACTGGCTATGACCCCACCCTGGACAGCTGTCTGG TGACGGAGGATCTGCTCGCTGTGCTGGCGGAGCTGCAGCAGGCTGTGCAGGATTGGGCTGAGGACAGCTCCCTAGGCCTG GCTGCGGCCCCAGATGCTGGTGCAGATAGTTGCATGGTTGTACACGTGGTGAGCTGTGAGGAGGAGTTCCAGCAACAGAAGCTGGACCTGCTTTGGTGGAAGTTGGATGACCAGGCTCCTCTCAGACAG AAGCACCTGGTCTGTGGCCCAGTGAAAGTAGCTGGTGCACCTGGCACCCTGACTGCCCCCGAGTACTACGA GCTCCGGCATGCCCAGGTTTGCAAGGCCTCAGCACTGAAGCACGGTAGGGACCTGGCACAAG ACTCAGCCTGGATGGAAATCTTCAGGGTTCTCTCTGTGGCAACCATTAAGTTTGAGATGCTCAGCACAGCCCCACAAAGTCAG CTTCTCTTGGCCCTGGCCGACAGCAGCATTTCCACAAAGGGCACCAAAAGTGGCACCTTTGTCATGTATAATTGTGCACGTCTTGCCACACTCTTTGAGAGTTACAAGTGCAGCATGGAACAAGGTCTGTACCCCACTTTCCCACCTGTGAGCACTCTGGATTTCTCCCTGCTACATGATGAG GGTGAGTGGTTGCTGCTCTTCAACAGCGTCCTCCCCTTCCCAGACCTGCTGAGCCAGGCAGCAGCCCTGCCCTGCACAGCCCCAGGGCTCCACATCACTGCACGCACAGAGATG GTGTGCAAGTTCCTGGTACAACTCAGCATGGATTTCAGCTCATACTATAACCGGGTACACATCCTAGGG GAGCCTCGACCACACTTGTTTGGTCAAATGTTTGCCCGTCTGCAGCTTCTGCGGGCTGTGCGTGAAGTGCTCCACACCGGGCTGGCCATGCTGGGTCTCCCTCCACTGAGTCACATCTAA
- the DALRD3 gene encoding DALR anticodon-binding domain-containing protein 3 isoform X1, whose product MRLGVEETLGALNAALGPGGPVWFKETRARHLRVRDFLAPRRALQARFGDDQVPERVVHAIVGLQGPGVAPVLSCAPTPAGLALQLRRSAVFERVLGAVAAYAAPTVPAAPGPRVVLHCPALHGSPCDLRLSQLRAVLVADHLARALHAHRVSVRLVPAVRDPHMATFLQQLRVDWPAASERAATEALRSHALAELTPARNAEALPPGALGRVCLKELVDERGRTTGYDPTLDSCLGRTRSLTGPESSRAPHSPPASALCVLFAVTEDLLAVLAELQQAVQDWAEDSSLGLAAAPDAGADSCMVVHVVSCEEEFQQQKLDLLWWKLDDQAPLRQKHLVCGPVKVAGAPGTLTAPEYYELRHAQVCKASALKHGRDLAQDSAWMEIFRVLSVATIKFEMLSTAPQSQLLLALADSSISTKGTKSGTFVMYNCARLATLFESYKCSMEQGLYPTFPPVSTLDFSLLHDEHPSPPQGEWLLLFNSVLPFPDLLSQAAALPCTAPGLHITARTEMVCKFLVQLSMDFSSYYNRVHILGEPRPHLFGQMFARLQLLRAVREVLHTGLAMLGLPPLSHI is encoded by the exons ATGCGCCTTGGGGTAGAGGAGACGCTGGGAGCCCTGAACGCGGCCCTGGGGCCGGGCGGCCCAGTATGGTTCAAGGAGACACGCGCCCGCCACCTGCGTGTCCGAGACTTCTTGGCACCGCGGCGCGCGCTGCAAGCGCGCTTCGGGGATGACCAG GTGCCCGAGCGCGTGGTTCACGCCATTGTTGGCCTGCAGGGTCCTGGCGTGGCCCCGGTACTGAGCTGCGCGCCAACCCCCGCGGGGCTGGCGCTCCAGCTGCGGCGGTCCGCCGTCTTCGAGCGCGTCCTCGGCGCCGTGGCCGCCTATGCCGCGCCCACCGTCCCCGCCGCCCCGGGCCCGCGCGTCGTCCTGCACTGCCCGGCGCTGCACGGCAGCCCCTGCGACCTCCGCCTGAGCCAGCTGCGTGCCGTGCTCGTGGCCGACCACCTGGCGCGAGCTTTGCACGCTCACAG GGTGAGTGTGCGCCTAGTGCCCGCCGTGCGGGACCCGCACATGGCGACCTTTCTGCAGCAGCTGCGGGTGGACTGGCCCGCGGCCTCAGAGAGAGCCGCGACCGAAGCCCTGAGGAGCCACGCGCTTGCAGAGCTCACCCCTGCCCGTAACGCGGAAGCCCTGCCTCCTGGTGCCCTGGGCCGAGTGTGCCTGAAGGAGCTGGTGGACGAACGGGGACGCACAACTGGCTATGACCCCACCCTGGACAGCTGTCTGGGTAGGACCCGGAGCCTTACAGGGCCAGAAAGTAGTCGGGCCCCGCACTCCCCGCCTGCCTCAGCCCTGTGTGTTCTCTTCGCAGTGACGGAGGATCTGCTCGCTGTGCTGGCGGAGCTGCAGCAGGCTGTGCAGGATTGGGCTGAGGACAGCTCCCTAGGCCTG GCTGCGGCCCCAGATGCTGGTGCAGATAGTTGCATGGTTGTACACGTGGTGAGCTGTGAGGAGGAGTTCCAGCAACAGAAGCTGGACCTGCTTTGGTGGAAGTTGGATGACCAGGCTCCTCTCAGACAG AAGCACCTGGTCTGTGGCCCAGTGAAAGTAGCTGGTGCACCTGGCACCCTGACTGCCCCCGAGTACTACGA GCTCCGGCATGCCCAGGTTTGCAAGGCCTCAGCACTGAAGCACGGTAGGGACCTGGCACAAG ACTCAGCCTGGATGGAAATCTTCAGGGTTCTCTCTGTGGCAACCATTAAGTTTGAGATGCTCAGCACAGCCCCACAAAGTCAG CTTCTCTTGGCCCTGGCCGACAGCAGCATTTCCACAAAGGGCACCAAAAGTGGCACCTTTGTCATGTATAATTGTGCACGTCTTGCCACACTCTTTGAGAGTTACAAGTGCAGCATGGAACAAGGTCTGTACCCCACTTTCCCACCTGTGAGCACTCTGGATTTCTCCCTGCTACATGATGAG CACCCTTCTCCCCCACAGGGTGAGTGGTTGCTGCTCTTCAACAGCGTCCTCCCCTTCCCAGACCTGCTGAGCCAGGCAGCAGCCCTGCCCTGCACAGCCCCAGGGCTCCACATCACTGCACGCACAGAGATG GTGTGCAAGTTCCTGGTACAACTCAGCATGGATTTCAGCTCATACTATAACCGGGTACACATCCTAGGG GAGCCTCGACCACACTTGTTTGGTCAAATGTTTGCCCGTCTGCAGCTTCTGCGGGCTGTGCGTGAAGTGCTCCACACCGGGCTGGCCATGCTGGGTCTCCCTCCACTGAGTCACATCTAA
- the DALRD3 gene encoding DALR anticodon-binding domain-containing protein 3 isoform X2: MRLGVEETLGALNAALGPGGPVWFKETRARHLRVRDFLAPRRALQARFGDDQVPERVVHAIVGLQGPGVAPVLSCAPTPAGLALQLRRSAVFERVLGAVAAYAAPTVPAAPGPRVVLHCPALHGSPCDLRLSQLRAVLVADHLARALHAHRVSVRLVPAVRDPHMATFLQQLRVDWPAASERAATEALRSHALAELTPARNAEALPPGALGRVCLKELVDERGRTTGYDPTLDSCLVTEDLLAVLAELQQAVQDWAEDSSLGLAAAPDAGADSCMVVHVVSCEEEFQQQKLDLLWWKLDDQAPLRQKHLVCGPVKVAGAPGTLTAPEYYELRHAQVCKASALKHGRDLAQDSAWMEIFRVLSVATIKFEMLSTAPQSQLLLALADSSISTKGTKSGTFVMYNCARLATLFESYKCSMEQGLYPTFPPVSTLDFSLLHDEHPSPPQGEWLLLFNSVLPFPDLLSQAAALPCTAPGLHITARTEMVCKFLVQLSMDFSSYYNRVHILGEPRPHLFGQMFARLQLLRAVREVLHTGLAMLGLPPLSHI; the protein is encoded by the exons ATGCGCCTTGGGGTAGAGGAGACGCTGGGAGCCCTGAACGCGGCCCTGGGGCCGGGCGGCCCAGTATGGTTCAAGGAGACACGCGCCCGCCACCTGCGTGTCCGAGACTTCTTGGCACCGCGGCGCGCGCTGCAAGCGCGCTTCGGGGATGACCAG GTGCCCGAGCGCGTGGTTCACGCCATTGTTGGCCTGCAGGGTCCTGGCGTGGCCCCGGTACTGAGCTGCGCGCCAACCCCCGCGGGGCTGGCGCTCCAGCTGCGGCGGTCCGCCGTCTTCGAGCGCGTCCTCGGCGCCGTGGCCGCCTATGCCGCGCCCACCGTCCCCGCCGCCCCGGGCCCGCGCGTCGTCCTGCACTGCCCGGCGCTGCACGGCAGCCCCTGCGACCTCCGCCTGAGCCAGCTGCGTGCCGTGCTCGTGGCCGACCACCTGGCGCGAGCTTTGCACGCTCACAG GGTGAGTGTGCGCCTAGTGCCCGCCGTGCGGGACCCGCACATGGCGACCTTTCTGCAGCAGCTGCGGGTGGACTGGCCCGCGGCCTCAGAGAGAGCCGCGACCGAAGCCCTGAGGAGCCACGCGCTTGCAGAGCTCACCCCTGCCCGTAACGCGGAAGCCCTGCCTCCTGGTGCCCTGGGCCGAGTGTGCCTGAAGGAGCTGGTGGACGAACGGGGACGCACAACTGGCTATGACCCCACCCTGGACAGCTGTCTGG TGACGGAGGATCTGCTCGCTGTGCTGGCGGAGCTGCAGCAGGCTGTGCAGGATTGGGCTGAGGACAGCTCCCTAGGCCTG GCTGCGGCCCCAGATGCTGGTGCAGATAGTTGCATGGTTGTACACGTGGTGAGCTGTGAGGAGGAGTTCCAGCAACAGAAGCTGGACCTGCTTTGGTGGAAGTTGGATGACCAGGCTCCTCTCAGACAG AAGCACCTGGTCTGTGGCCCAGTGAAAGTAGCTGGTGCACCTGGCACCCTGACTGCCCCCGAGTACTACGA GCTCCGGCATGCCCAGGTTTGCAAGGCCTCAGCACTGAAGCACGGTAGGGACCTGGCACAAG ACTCAGCCTGGATGGAAATCTTCAGGGTTCTCTCTGTGGCAACCATTAAGTTTGAGATGCTCAGCACAGCCCCACAAAGTCAG CTTCTCTTGGCCCTGGCCGACAGCAGCATTTCCACAAAGGGCACCAAAAGTGGCACCTTTGTCATGTATAATTGTGCACGTCTTGCCACACTCTTTGAGAGTTACAAGTGCAGCATGGAACAAGGTCTGTACCCCACTTTCCCACCTGTGAGCACTCTGGATTTCTCCCTGCTACATGATGAG CACCCTTCTCCCCCACAGGGTGAGTGGTTGCTGCTCTTCAACAGCGTCCTCCCCTTCCCAGACCTGCTGAGCCAGGCAGCAGCCCTGCCCTGCACAGCCCCAGGGCTCCACATCACTGCACGCACAGAGATG GTGTGCAAGTTCCTGGTACAACTCAGCATGGATTTCAGCTCATACTATAACCGGGTACACATCCTAGGG GAGCCTCGACCACACTTGTTTGGTCAAATGTTTGCCCGTCTGCAGCTTCTGCGGGCTGTGCGTGAAGTGCTCCACACCGGGCTGGCCATGCTGGGTCTCCCTCCACTGAGTCACATCTAA